One genomic region from Cetobacterium sp. ZOR0034 encodes:
- a CDS encoding type II toxin-antitoxin system RelE/ParE family toxin, producing the protein MKYKVEFSETSLGHLKKLDKSVQTIILKWIKKNLVDCNNPKAHGKALVGNKKGFWRYRVGNYRLLCNIHDEVLTILVLEVGHRSEIYKK; encoded by the coding sequence ATTAAATATAAAGTTGAATTTTCAGAAACATCTTTAGGGCATTTAAAAAAATTAGATAAATCAGTTCAAACAATTATTTTAAAATGGATTAAAAAAAATCTTGTTGATTGTAATAATCCTAAAGCACATGGAAAAGCATTAGTAGGAAATAAAAAAGGATTTTGGAGATACAGAGTAGGTAACTATAGATTACTTTGTAATATCCATGATGAGGTATTAACTATATTAGTTCTTGAAGTAGGACATA
- the relB gene encoding type II toxin-antitoxin system RelB family antitoxin: protein MSIISVRLNTDEELLLKKVADFEGVGLSSYIKKIVFERLEEEYDLKVAENAYKTHVESNQKTYSFDSVIEELGIDL from the coding sequence ATGTCAATTATTTCTGTTAGATTAAATACTGATGAAGAACTATTATTAAAAAAAGTTGCTGATTTTGAAGGTGTTGGGCTTTCTAGTTATATAAAAAAAATAGTTTTTGAAAGATTGGAAGAAGAATATGATTTAAAAGTTGCTGAAAATGCTTATAAAACTCATGTAGAATCAAACCAAAAAACTTACTCTTTTGATAGTGTAATTGAGGAATTAGGAATTGATTTATGA